A stretch of the Campylobacter sp. 19-13652 genome encodes the following:
- the hypF gene encoding carbamoyltransferase HypF, whose protein sequence is MKVGYKYEISGLVQGVGFRPWLYTLALRHGIFGEVFNDDEGVKLWVFGEPCAVDKFEASMKDSLPPLARIDSVKKTKSEREFSEFSIVGSKSAKKEAPILPDYALCADCEREFYDPTNLRYHYPFINCTNCGPRFSIIRALPYDRANTSMDKFKMCPTCKSEYTDPTNRRYHAQPVSCPNCGPRLSLLDKNGDFIASEDEAVSRVAKLIKQGRIIAIKGLGGFHLVCDATNDNALATLRERKNRPHKPFAIMAKDLAMAQNYASIDEVEASLLTSNLKPIVLLAKKPQSTLKSDVVPLSNLIECGLNTVGVMLAYTGLHLLLFEYLHTPIVATSANVSGEPILTNSKAVLDRLCGVVDYVLDYDRDILSPSDDSIAFVAHGEARFIRTSRGLCPKFISTKFDKKGTFLALGAELKSTFAIYKDGQAILSPYIGDLKNVATFNRYKDILELFRQTYGLEFDAVAGDLHPHFLSKSAVSDKNIINIQHHHAHLLSVLFEYELDPKIRRLGFSFDGTGLGDDGTVWGGEVMFLKDGEYERAYHFKPFLLLGGEASIKNISHIAYSILKSYGVLELASEWVSKNISQQSQKMLDIAYSKRINSPLTSSLGRIFDAVASLVFGLNSISFEAQSGMMLEAFYDADEASCYEFNVNKNGEIDFLPVILAALKDSPKTVASGLINGLSAMMVNIAKRHNLEVVLSGGVFQNATLLRRVLSDFDKNGIKYYAPKLLCANDSGVAAGQLYYILINF, encoded by the coding sequence TTGAAAGTGGGGTATAAGTATGAAATTTCTGGGCTTGTTCAAGGCGTGGGGTTTCGTCCATGGCTTTATACTCTAGCGCTTAGGCATGGCATTTTTGGAGAGGTTTTTAATGATGATGAGGGTGTGAAACTCTGGGTGTTTGGCGAGCCTTGTGCGGTGGATAAATTTGAAGCTAGCATGAAAGATAGCCTGCCACCACTAGCTCGAATTGATAGCGTTAAAAAGACTAAAAGCGAGCGCGAGTTTAGCGAGTTTAGCATAGTAGGCTCAAAATCAGCTAAAAAAGAGGCGCCGATTTTGCCTGATTATGCGCTTTGTGCTGATTGCGAACGTGAGTTTTATGACCCCACAAATCTGCGCTATCACTACCCATTTATTAACTGCACAAACTGTGGCCCTAGATTTAGCATTATCCGAGCGCTACCATATGATAGGGCAAATACAAGCATGGATAAATTTAAAATGTGTCCTACTTGCAAAAGCGAGTACACAGACCCGACAAATCGCCGCTACCACGCTCAGCCCGTATCCTGTCCAAACTGTGGACCAAGGCTAAGCTTGCTTGATAAAAATGGCGACTTTATTGCTAGTGAAGACGAGGCGGTAAGTCGTGTGGCTAAGCTTATAAAACAAGGGCGTATCATTGCCATAAAGGGGCTAGGGGGCTTTCATCTAGTGTGTGATGCGACAAATGATAATGCCTTAGCCACGCTTAGAGAGCGCAAAAATCGCCCCCATAAGCCGTTTGCCATAATGGCAAAAGACCTAGCCATGGCGCAAAATTACGCTAGCATAGATGAGGTTGAAGCTAGCCTTTTAACCTCAAATTTAAAACCCATTGTACTACTAGCTAAAAAGCCTCAAAGCACGCTAAAATCGGATGTAGTGCCGCTTTCAAATTTGATAGAATGCGGGCTTAATACAGTAGGAGTTATGCTAGCTTATACGGGGCTTCATCTACTGCTTTTTGAGTACTTGCATACACCTATAGTCGCCACAAGTGCAAATGTAAGCGGCGAGCCTATACTTACAAATAGCAAAGCTGTACTTGATAGGCTTTGTGGGGTGGTTGATTACGTGCTTGATTATGATAGAGATATATTATCTCCAAGCGATGATAGCATAGCCTTTGTAGCCCACGGCGAAGCTAGGTTTATCCGTACTTCGCGCGGACTTTGTCCTAAATTTATAAGTACTAAATTTGATAAAAAAGGGACATTTTTAGCCTTAGGTGCTGAGCTAAAGAGTACGTTTGCGATTTACAAGGACGGACAAGCTATTCTCTCACCTTACATAGGGGATTTAAAAAACGTCGCTACCTTTAATAGATATAAGGATATTTTAGAGCTTTTTAGGCAGACTTATGGGCTAGAGTTTGATGCGGTGGCTGGGGATTTGCACCCACATTTTTTAAGCAAAAGTGCCGTGAGTGATAAAAATATCATAAACATACAGCACCATCACGCCCATCTTTTAAGTGTGCTTTTTGAGTATGAGCTAGACCCCAAAATTCGGCGTCTTGGCTTTAGTTTTGACGGGACTGGGCTAGGAGATGATGGTACTGTTTGGGGTGGAGAGGTGATGTTTTTAAAAGATGGTGAGTATGAGAGAGCTTATCATTTTAAGCCATTTTTGCTCCTTGGCGGCGAAGCTAGCATTAAAAATATTTCTCACATTGCTTATAGCATTTTAAAAAGCTATGGGGTGCTTGAGCTAGCTAGTGAGTGGGTAAGCAAAAACATAAGCCAACAAAGCCAAAAAATGCTAGATATTGCCTACTCTAAGCGTATAAATAGTCCGCTAACTAGCTCTTTGGGGCGAATTTTTGATGCGGTTGCGAGCCTTGTTTTTGGGCTTAATAGCATAAGTTTTGAGGCTCAAAGCGGTATGATGCTTGAGGCTTTTTATGACGCAGATGAGGCGAGTTGTTATGAATTTAATGTGAATAAAAATGGCGAGATTGACTTTTTGCCTGTGATTTTAGCTGCGCTTAAAGATAGCCCAAAAACTGTGGCTAGCGGGCTAATAAATGGGCTATCTGCCATGATGGTAAATATCGCAAAAAGGCACAATCTTGAGGTGGTTTTAAGTGGAGGTGTTTTTCAAAATGCTACTCTTTTAAGGCGAGTTTTGTCTGATTTTGATAAAAATGGCATAAAATACTATGCACCAAAGTTGCTTTGTGCCAACGATTCTGGCGTAGCTGCAGGGCAGTTATATTATATTTTGATAAATTTTTAG
- a CDS encoding HpyAIV family type II restriction enzyme, translated as MTYENFKNSLNERIFKADLSLEILQTVIENPQRYTGIFRITNAKTKLIQNITQSHEIKFGDFLEDVFTEYIREMGFDLLDKNINSDLNADQLFTDKKEIFLIEQKVIDDHDSTKKRGQFDNLIRKIMALKEKYPNKKINACMWFCDDALKKNKKYYLERIDSNTDTLVTTKLYYGAEIFAELFKRMDVWQEIVSHLSKNKNERSKEILEVPDFDNSLEIKESLKKLKEQKPTLIKKLLSDKDKYKQLRAELFPSGETLKGL; from the coding sequence GTGACATATGAAAATTTTAAGAATAGCTTAAATGAGCGTATTTTTAAAGCCGACTTAAGTCTTGAAATTTTGCAGACAGTTATAGAAAACCCTCAGAGATACACTGGAATTTTTCGAATAACAAATGCAAAAACAAAACTTATTCAAAATATCACACAAAGTCATGAAATTAAATTTGGCGATTTTTTGGAAGATGTTTTTACGGAGTATATTCGTGAAATGGGGTTTGATTTATTGGACAAGAATATAAATAGCGACCTTAATGCGGATCAACTTTTTACAGATAAGAAAGAGATTTTTTTGATAGAGCAAAAAGTAATAGATGATCACGATAGCACAAAAAAACGCGGTCAATTTGATAATCTAATCAGAAAAATAATGGCATTAAAAGAAAAATATCCTAATAAAAAAATAAATGCTTGTATGTGGTTTTGTGATGACGCTCTCAAGAAAAACAAAAAATACTACCTAGAACGCATAGACTCAAACACCGATACTCTAGTAACAACCAAATTATATTACGGTGCCGAAATTTTTGCAGAGCTATTTAAAAGAATGGATGTGTGGCAGGAGATAGTTTCACATTTAAGTAAAAATAAAAATGAGCGAAGCAAAGAAATTTTAGAAGTACCAGATTTTGATAATAGTTTAGAGATTAAAGAAAGTTTAAAAAAACTAAAAGAGCAAAAACCAACTTTAATCAAAAAACTACTATCAGACAAAGATAAATACAAGCAATTAAGAGCAGAGTTATTTCCTAGCGGGGAGACTTTAAAAGGACTATGA
- the hypE gene encoding hydrogenase expression/formation protein HypE, which yields MEALINSVIFEAFSEVGGEILKQANDSAILNLSSPLAFSTDSFVVSPLFFAGGDIGKIAACGTINDLAMVGARAKYLSCALILEEGLLLGTLKAVLASLASECAKAGVKVVCGDTKVLPRGKCDSMFINTSGVAEVLCEGVGVQSLKDGAKLLLSGDIGRHGAVVLSAREEFEISADLKSDCKSLLGVVMALIEAGVKPLCMRDATRGGLSAVLNELSRASGLGVVVREADIAISDEVLGICEIFGFEPFELANEGTFVLAVSPDDEQKALEVLRKFNPFAAYIGELSVRRSGVILQSRYGTQRFLEPPKGELLPRIC from the coding sequence ATGGAAGCGCTTATAAATAGCGTTATTTTTGAGGCATTTAGTGAGGTTGGCGGAGAAATTTTAAAGCAGGCAAATGACTCTGCGATTTTAAATTTAAGCTCTCCTTTGGCGTTTAGCACAGATAGCTTTGTCGTTAGTCCGCTGTTTTTTGCAGGCGGAGATATAGGCAAGATAGCCGCCTGTGGGACTATAAACGACCTTGCTATGGTGGGTGCTAGGGCAAAGTATTTAAGCTGTGCACTTATTTTAGAGGAGGGGCTTTTGCTTGGCACTTTAAAAGCTGTGCTTGCTTCGCTAGCTAGCGAGTGCGCTAAGGCTGGTGTAAAAGTCGTCTGCGGTGATACCAAAGTCCTACCACGTGGTAAATGCGACAGTATGTTTATAAACACATCTGGTGTAGCTGAGGTGCTTTGTGAGGGTGTTGGGGTGCAGTCTTTAAAAGATGGTGCTAAGCTTTTATTAAGTGGCGACATAGGCAGGCATGGTGCTGTGGTGCTATCTGCTAGAGAGGAATTTGAAATAAGCGCTGATTTAAAAAGCGATTGTAAGAGCCTACTTGGCGTTGTTATGGCTCTTATAGAGGCTGGCGTGAAGCCGCTTTGCATGCGAGATGCGACTAGAGGAGGACTATCTGCTGTACTAAATGAGCTAAGCAGGGCGAGTGGGCTTGGCGTAGTGGTGCGAGAGGCGGATATTGCTATTAGCGATGAGGTGCTTGGGATTTGTGAGATATTTGGCTTTGAGCCATTTGAGCTGGCAAATGAGGGGACGTTTGTGCTTGCAGTATCGCCAGATGACGAGCAAAAGGCACTTGAGGTGCTACGTAAATTTAACCCATTCGCCGCCTATATCGGAGAGCTTAGCGTGCGCAGAAGTGGCGTGATACTGCAAAGCAGGTACGGTACGCAGCGGTTTTTGGAACCACCAAAAGGCGAGCTGCTACCTAGAATTTGCTAA
- a CDS encoding HyaD/HybD family hydrogenase maturation endopeptidase, producing MRVGVVGIGNVMFGDEGVGVHLAMAMSESYEFYTDDKFDANPLTGDSVEFIDGGTLAIALTPILASFDKLVVIDCISADGGEAGDVYFFDYAAMPKSIRWDGSAHEIEMLQTLSLLELAGDLPPTHILGIVPTRVAPMSFMLSDEVKNGVNLAKRALLKHLQTLGFNYKLRGEVSVQDMADRYAKRGLA from the coding sequence ATGCGTGTTGGCGTAGTTGGTATAGGCAATGTGATGTTTGGCGATGAGGGCGTGGGTGTACATCTAGCTATGGCTATGAGCGAGAGCTATGAGTTTTACACGGATGATAAATTTGACGCAAATCCCCTTACTGGCGACAGCGTTGAGTTTATAGATGGCGGTACTTTAGCTATCGCCCTCACGCCGATTTTAGCCAGCTTTGATAAGCTTGTCGTGATTGATTGCATTAGCGCAGATGGGGGCGAGGCTGGAGACGTTTACTTTTTTGACTATGCTGCTATGCCAAAATCCATTCGCTGGGACGGTAGTGCACATGAGATAGAGATGCTTCAGACGCTCTCTTTACTTGAGCTTGCTGGGGATTTGCCGCCTACGCATATCTTAGGCATAGTCCCAACCAGGGTAGCACCCATGAGCTTTATGCTCTCAGATGAGGTTAAAAATGGCGTAAATTTAGCAAAGCGCGCACTCTTAAAACATCTACAAACCCTCGGCTTTAATTACAAGCTAAGAGGAGAGGTGAGTGTGCAAGATATGGCTGATAGATATGCTAAAAGGGGGCTTGCGTGA
- the hypD gene encoding hydrogenase formation protein HypD, which translates to MDLINDYRNSELILALAKQIKAEAATLSRPINIMEICGGHTHSIMKFALGELVEGVVNFIHGPGCPVCIMPVSRIDEACELASMQGVIFCTLADMLRVPGSHTSLLKLRGLGHDIRALYTPLDALKIARQNPDKNVIFFAIGFETTTPMSAVIIQKALDEGVKNLYFHINHVTVPAPLRAIMADKNVNIDGFLGPSHVSVIVGSNAYKELALEFKRPIAISGFEPVDVMASVLNLIRQHKRASFEVFNEYKRAVSAQGNVKAKELVAKYMRPCTFEWRGLGEIDDSGLCLKDEYVSIDARRVFALQKEQATKEAKACICGQILRGVSKPPECALFAKACTPNSPVGACMVSSEGACAAYYKYQRRGA; encoded by the coding sequence ATGGATTTGATTAATGATTATCGCAATAGCGAGCTTATCCTAGCCCTTGCTAAGCAGATAAAAGCCGAAGCTGCCACTTTATCGCGCCCTATAAATATCATGGAAATCTGCGGCGGACATACGCACTCTATTATGAAATTTGCCCTAGGCGAGCTTGTGGAGGGTGTGGTAAATTTCATCCATGGGCCAGGATGTCCAGTTTGCATTATGCCTGTTTCTCGCATAGATGAGGCGTGCGAGCTAGCGAGTATGCAGGGTGTGATATTTTGCACACTAGCTGATATGCTTAGGGTGCCAGGAAGCCATACTAGCCTTTTAAAGCTTCGTGGGCTAGGGCATGATATAAGAGCGCTTTATACTCCGCTTGATGCACTAAAAATAGCTAGGCAAAACCCAGATAAAAATGTGATATTTTTTGCCATAGGCTTTGAGACGACTACGCCCATGAGTGCAGTTATTATCCAAAAAGCCTTAGATGAGGGCGTTAAAAATCTTTACTTTCACATAAATCACGTTACAGTCCCAGCCCCACTTCGTGCGATAATGGCTGATAAAAACGTAAATATTGACGGCTTTTTAGGGCCAAGCCATGTAAGCGTGATAGTAGGAAGCAATGCTTATAAAGAACTAGCTCTTGAGTTTAAACGTCCGATTGCCATAAGTGGCTTTGAGCCAGTTGATGTGATGGCTAGTGTTTTAAATTTAATCCGCCAGCACAAGCGCGCAAGCTTTGAGGTGTTTAACGAATACAAAAGAGCTGTGAGTGCGCAAGGAAACGTAAAGGCAAAAGAGCTCGTGGCAAAATATATGCGCCCTTGCACTTTTGAGTGGAGGGGGCTAGGCGAGATAGATGATAGCGGACTTTGCTTAAAAGATGAGTATGTAAGTATCGATGCTAGGCGAGTATTTGCCTTGCAAAAAGAGCAAGCCACAAAAGAGGCAAAAGCATGTATATGTGGACAGATACTGCGTGGTGTGTCAAAGCCGCCAGAGTGTGCGCTATTTGCCAAAGCCTGCACGCCAAACTCCCCAGTAGGAGCTTGTATGGTAAGTTCTGAGGGAGCTTGTGCAGCGTATTATAAGTACCAAAGGAGGGGAGCTTGA
- a CDS encoding methionine ABC transporter ATP-binding protein, with the protein MIKVENLIKNYGELRVIDDVSFSVARGEIFALVGHSGAGKSTLLRCLNALESYSGGSVKVGDKEVASLSGGELREFRKDIGMIFQHFALMSRKSAFENIAMPLRIWGFKDSEIRTRVGELLEIVGLSERANAYPKELSGGQKQRVAIARALALKPKILLSDEATSALDPNTTGGVLELLARINADLGISIVLVTHEMDVVKKIAHKAVLLEHGKVIGSGSVEELFLKPNLKMKEFLAEDEVLPSTGVNIRLFFPKEVAQNSVITHMARTLNIDFNIVWGKLEQLGEQVLGNLVINVDNADVASVLEYLGQSGVLYEVASD; encoded by the coding sequence ATGATAAAGGTAGAAAATTTAATCAAAAACTACGGCGAGCTTAGGGTCATTGACGATGTGAGCTTTAGCGTGGCTAGGGGCGAGATTTTTGCCCTAGTCGGACACAGCGGCGCTGGCAAAAGCACCCTGCTTCGCTGCTTAAATGCGCTAGAAAGCTATAGCGGCGGCAGCGTGAAAGTGGGCGATAAGGAAGTGGCAAGCCTAAGCGGTGGCGAGCTAAGGGAGTTTCGCAAAGATATAGGTATGATATTTCAGCATTTTGCGCTGATGAGCCGCAAGAGTGCTTTTGAAAATATCGCTATGCCGCTTCGAATTTGGGGCTTTAAGGATAGCGAGATACGCACCAGAGTGGGCGAGCTGCTAGAAATCGTGGGGCTAAGCGAGCGAGCAAACGCCTACCCAAAAGAGCTAAGCGGCGGGCAGAAGCAGCGTGTAGCAATCGCCAGAGCCCTAGCCCTAAAGCCAAAGATCCTGCTAAGCGATGAAGCCACGTCTGCGCTTGATCCAAACACAACTGGCGGCGTGCTGGAGCTGCTTGCACGCATAAACGCAGACCTTGGCATTAGCATAGTGCTAGTAACGCACGAGATGGACGTTGTTAAAAAAATCGCCCACAAAGCCGTCCTGCTAGAACACGGCAAAGTCATCGGCAGCGGCAGCGTGGAGGAGCTATTTTTAAAGCCAAATTTAAAGATGAAAGAGTTTTTGGCTGAAGATGAAGTCCTGCCAAGCACAGGCGTAAATATCCGCCTATTTTTCCCAAAAGAGGTCGCTCAAAACAGCGTCATAACGCATATGGCAAGGACGCTAAACATAGACTTTAACATAGTCTGGGGCAAGCTAGAACAGCTCGGAGAGCAGGTGCTGGGAAATCTCGTAATAAACGTAGATAACGCCGATGTCGCGTCCGTGCTAGAGTATCTGGGACAAAGCGGCGTGCTTTATGAGGTGGCATCGGATTAA
- the hypB gene encoding hydrogenase nickel incorporation protein HypB, with protein MCKDCGCSLGGNSALSMQFHSHPTLNEPHTVEVISKILSANDHEAEHNRAHLDAKGILGINLMSSPGAGKTTMLEALIKSKAFKIGVVEGDLETNQDADRIIKAGAQAHQIATGQTCHLDAFMVHEGLHYINLDEIDVAVVENVGNLVCPAAYDVGTHLNIVLLSVPEGDDKVSKYPVMFRSADLLVVSKVSLLKHFEFSLERVKKDARALNPKVDIIAIDSKTGEGLEALIAYIKAKKAAR; from the coding sequence ATGTGCAAAGACTGTGGATGTAGCCTGGGCGGCAATAGTGCTTTAAGCATGCAGTTTCACTCCCATCCCACGCTAAACGAGCCTCACACGGTTGAGGTTATAAGCAAAATACTCTCAGCAAACGACCACGAAGCCGAGCATAACCGCGCACATCTTGATGCAAAGGGTATTTTGGGGATAAATTTAATGTCAAGCCCAGGTGCTGGAAAAACTACTATGCTAGAGGCGCTGATAAAAAGCAAAGCCTTTAAAATAGGCGTAGTGGAGGGCGATTTAGAGACTAATCAAGACGCAGACCGCATCATAAAAGCTGGTGCACAGGCTCATCAAATAGCCACAGGGCAGACCTGTCATTTAGACGCATTTATGGTGCATGAGGGGCTTCATTATATAAATTTAGATGAAATAGACGTAGCTGTGGTAGAAAATGTCGGAAATCTCGTCTGCCCAGCTGCGTATGATGTTGGGACGCATTTAAATATAGTCCTGCTTTCAGTGCCAGAAGGAGATGATAAAGTCAGCAAATACCCAGTGATGTTTAGGAGCGCAGATTTGCTTGTGGTAAGCAAGGTGTCATTGCTTAAGCATTTTGAGTTTAGTCTTGAACGGGTTAAAAAAGACGCCCGTGCGCTAAATCCAAAGGTGGATATAATAGCTATAGATAGCAAAACTGGCGAGGGGCTTGAGGCTTTAATAGCTTATATAAAAGCCAAAAAGGCGGCTAGATAA
- the nikR gene encoding nickel-responsive transcriptional regulator NikR: MEDIIRFSVSLPKQLLVELDNKVSTQGYASRSEFTRDLIRDKIVRDSWDSGESGLIGVLSIIYDHHQSELLNKMLKLQHEAEVEVSCSMHVHMDHHNCLEIIVLKGDASYIRAFSDKIAGLKGVKFAELTRAAVPES, from the coding sequence ATGGAAGATATTATCAGATTTAGCGTATCGCTACCAAAACAACTTTTGGTTGAACTTGATAATAAGGTATCAACTCAGGGCTACGCTTCACGCAGTGAATTTACTCGCGATTTAATAAGAGATAAGATAGTCAGGGATAGCTGGGATAGCGGAGAATCAGGGCTAATAGGAGTTTTAAGTATAATTTATGATCATCATCAAAGTGAGCTTTTAAACAAAATGTTAAAGCTCCAGCATGAAGCGGAGGTAGAGGTAAGCTGCTCTATGCACGTACATATGGATCATCACAACTGCCTTGAAATTATAGTCTTAAAAGGCGATGCCTCATACATACGTGCTTTTAGCGATAAAATCGCTGGTTTAAAGGGCGTTAAATTTGCTGAATTAACACGCGCAGCAGTACCAGAGTCTTAA
- a CDS encoding HypC/HybG/HupF family hydrogenase formation chaperone: protein MCLSIPSKVIEIDENNYATVETLGVKRQVTLDLIAEPVSVGDYVLIHVGFAMEKIDTKIALESLELYRQIAEDMESGVIDEREGDMGLASLSDRLSTQKGE, encoded by the coding sequence ATGTGCCTTTCAATACCGTCAAAAGTGATAGAAATAGATGAGAATAATTACGCCACAGTCGAGACTTTGGGCGTGAAGCGTCAGGTTACACTTGATCTTATCGCTGAGCCAGTTAGCGTGGGGGATTATGTGCTTATACACGTTGGTTTTGCCATGGAAAAAATCGACACTAAAATCGCTTTAGAAAGCCTTGAGCTATACCGCCAAATAGCCGAGGATATGGAAAGTGGAGTGATAGATGAGCGTGAAGGAGATATGGGGCTAGCTAGCCTTAGCGACAGGCTAAGTACGCAAAAAGGCGAGTGA
- the cybH gene encoding Ni/Fe-hydrogenase, b-type cytochrome subunit, with amino-acid sequence MANHKPDRISEYEFSIGLRLTHWIRAVAIALLVLSGYYLSYVFAQPEVSSTPTLFLQAKIRMWHQIIGFVLIACFAYKFYLFFFDKLSRKEWISIVDFLNPFVWIKQIKYYLFMGKHPHLKGVYNPLQFASYFFFYVVLALICLTGLVLYVHVYHEGLGGLIYEPMRAVEAYMGGLANVRTVHRVCMWIIMFFVVVHVYMAVFNAVKGRNGAMDAIVSGYKYVKEEH; translated from the coding sequence ATGGCAAATCATAAGCCAGATCGCATTAGCGAGTATGAATTTTCCATAGGGCTTAGGCTAACTCACTGGATACGTGCGGTGGCTATTGCGCTTTTAGTCCTTAGTGGGTACTACCTATCCTATGTCTTTGCGCAACCTGAAGTCTCAAGTACGCCGACGCTATTTTTGCAGGCAAAAATACGTATGTGGCACCAGATTATAGGTTTTGTGCTAATAGCTTGCTTTGCGTATAAATTTTATCTATTTTTCTTTGATAAATTAAGCCGCAAAGAGTGGATAAGTATAGTTGATTTTTTAAATCCATTTGTCTGGATAAAGCAGATAAAATACTATCTGTTTATGGGCAAGCACCCACATTTAAAGGGTGTTTATAATCCTTTGCAGTTTGCATCGTATTTTTTCTTTTACGTTGTGCTTGCGCTAATTTGCCTTACAGGGCTTGTGCTATACGTTCATGTCTATCATGAGGGGCTTGGTGGGCTTATTTATGAGCCTATGCGAGCTGTGGAGGCGTATATGGGCGGACTAGCAAACGTCCGTACGGTGCATAGGGTATGCATGTGGATTATTATGTTTTTTGTCGTGGTGCATGTTTATATGGCGGTATTTAACGCTGTTAAGGGGCGCAACGGCGCAATGGACGCCATAGTAAGTGGCTATAAATACGTAAAAGAAGAGCATTAA
- a CDS encoding hydrogenase maturation nickel metallochaperone HypA: MHELSIVQSLVALCEENLKSRANKFDSITPPKIREVVVKIGVLSGVEPHYLQSAYDVYKIGTVCDEAELSIITQPVVVKCLECGGVEELKKHEFSCPKCKSTELEVKDGEDMYLMRLVIE; the protein is encoded by the coding sequence ATGCATGAGCTAAGCATAGTCCAAAGCCTAGTGGCACTTTGCGAGGAAAATTTAAAATCAAGGGCTAATAAATTTGATAGTATAACCCCTCCTAAAATCCGTGAAGTCGTGGTTAAAATAGGCGTTTTAAGCGGAGTGGAGCCGCACTATTTGCAAAGTGCGTACGACGTGTATAAAATAGGCACTGTGTGTGATGAGGCGGAGCTTAGTATAATAACTCAGCCTGTGGTTGTTAAGTGCCTTGAGTGTGGGGGTGTTGAGGAGCTTAAAAAGCATGAGTTTAGCTGCCCGAAGTGCAAAAGCACTGAGCTTGAGGTAAAAGACGGCGAGGATATGTATCTAATGCGCCTTGTGATTGAGTAA
- a CDS encoding DNA methyltransferase, which yields MIEKIIQGDCISELKKLDNESIDLIFADPPYFMQTSGKLLRPEGAEFKGCDDEWDKFNNLTEYRNFTLQWLKECQRVLKKDGSIWVIGSMQCIYLIGATMQELGFWLINDVIWQKSNPTPNFLGTRLNNSHETLIWAAKSKSSKFAFNYKTAKELNSDVLEPNLFKKGERRQLGSVWKIPVCSGNERLKDKLGNKLHNTQKPEILLYRIIAISSKMGDVVLDPFGGTMTTAAMAKKLGRGYISIEKDERYIHYGKKRISQIEFENSDIANAKWDKKPPKADMKDMIKAGFFISGETFYLNGSKATLLDDGKLEFNTEKYDMHSLAAKIKKTKTTRLNGFKYWKVLRNNELIGIDLIRQKYRDVQ from the coding sequence ATGATAGAAAAAATTATTCAAGGCGATTGCATATCTGAATTAAAAAAATTAGATAATGAGTCTATAGATTTGATTTTTGCAGATCCGCCATATTTTATGCAAACAAGTGGCAAACTACTGCGTCCTGAAGGAGCAGAATTTAAAGGCTGTGATGACGAGTGGGATAAGTTTAATAATTTGACAGAATATAGAAATTTTACACTTCAATGGCTAAAAGAGTGCCAAAGGGTATTGAAAAAAGATGGCAGTATTTGGGTGATTGGCTCAATGCAGTGTATTTATTTAATTGGTGCTACGATGCAAGAGCTTGGCTTTTGGCTTATTAATGATGTGATTTGGCAAAAAAGTAACCCTACGCCAAATTTTTTGGGCACTAGACTAAACAACTCGCACGAGACACTGATTTGGGCAGCGAAATCAAAAAGTAGCAAATTTGCATTTAACTATAAAACCGCAAAAGAGCTAAATAGTGATGTTTTAGAGCCAAATCTATTTAAAAAAGGCGAACGACGTCAGCTTGGTTCTGTGTGGAAAATACCCGTATGTAGCGGAAATGAACGCTTAAAAGACAAACTTGGAAACAAGCTTCACAACACCCAAAAACCAGAAATTTTATTATATAGAATAATAGCAATTAGCTCAAAAATGGGCGATGTCGTCCTAGATCCATTTGGCGGAACTATGACAACTGCTGCTATGGCAAAAAAGCTAGGCAGGGGATATATCAGCATAGAAAAAGATGAGAGATATATACATTACGGAAAAAAAAGAATTAGCCAAATAGAATTTGAAAATAGTGATATAGCTAATGCAAAATGGGACAAAAAACCACCAAAAGCTGATATGAAAGATATGATCAAGGCTGGTTTTTTTATATCAGGAGAAACCTTTTATCTAAATGGCAGCAAAGCCACGCTCTTAGATGATGGAAAACTCGAGTTTAATACAGAAAAATACGATATGCACTCTTTAGCTGCTAAAATAAAAAAAACTAAAACAACAAGATTAAATGGTTTTAAGTATTGGAAAGTATTAAGAAATAATGAGCTAATAGGCATAGATTTAATTCGCCAAAAATACAGGGACGTACAATGA